One genomic segment of Pseudomonas fortuita includes these proteins:
- a CDS encoding TAXI family TRAP transporter solute-binding subunit has translation MNRALRLALAGTVLAACATAQAAPTFINILTGGTSGVYYPVGVGISQIYSHEIEGSKTTVQATKASVENLNLLQAGRGELAFALGDSVADAWKGDAEAGFKAPLKKLRAIAGTYPNYIQIVASQESGIKSLEDLKGKRISVGAPKSGTELNARAIFRAAGLTYQDMGKVEYLPYAESVELIKNRQLDATLQSSGLGQAAIRDLAATLPVVFVPIPADVVKKIGNSAYQAATIPANSYDGQGMEVPTVAITNILVTRADLSDDLAYQMTKSIFENLPRLVTSHAAAKDIQAENAAKNLPIPLHPGAERYFKEKNLLP, from the coding sequence ATGAACCGAGCCCTTCGCCTGGCATTGGCCGGCACTGTTTTAGCCGCTTGCGCCACAGCCCAGGCTGCACCCACCTTCATCAATATCCTTACAGGGGGAACCAGCGGCGTCTACTATCCCGTCGGCGTCGGTATCTCGCAGATCTACAGCCATGAGATCGAAGGCAGCAAGACTACAGTTCAGGCCACCAAGGCATCGGTAGAAAATCTCAACTTGCTGCAAGCTGGCCGCGGTGAACTGGCATTCGCCTTGGGCGACTCGGTGGCAGATGCCTGGAAAGGTGACGCCGAGGCCGGTTTCAAGGCCCCGCTGAAGAAACTCCGGGCCATTGCCGGAACGTACCCCAATTACATCCAGATCGTCGCCAGCCAGGAATCGGGGATCAAATCGCTTGAGGACCTCAAGGGTAAGCGCATTTCGGTCGGAGCACCTAAATCAGGCACGGAGCTCAACGCACGGGCCATCTTCAGGGCAGCGGGGCTCACTTACCAGGATATGGGCAAGGTCGAATACCTGCCTTACGCAGAGTCCGTCGAACTGATCAAGAATCGTCAGTTGGATGCCACTCTGCAGTCTTCGGGCCTCGGCCAGGCAGCTATCCGTGACCTGGCGGCGACACTGCCGGTGGTGTTCGTGCCCATCCCGGCCGACGTCGTGAAGAAAATCGGCAATTCCGCTTACCAAGCGGCCACCATTCCGGCCAATTCCTATGACGGCCAAGGGATGGAAGTGCCAACGGTAGCCATCACCAACATTCTGGTCACCCGGGCGGACCTGAGCGACGACCTGGCCTACCAGATGACCAAATCGATCTTCGAGAATCTGCCACGCTTGGTCACATCTCATGCGGCAGCGAAAGATATCCAAGCTGAGAATGCAGCCAAGAATTTGCCGATCCCGCTCCACCCTGGCGCTGAACGCTATTTCAAAGAGAAAAACCTGCTCCCCTGA
- a CDS encoding TIGR03747 family integrating conjugative element membrane protein, whose protein sequence is MPTAPTNPTQTQRRPSLILGTLELCLRLLGLLLASLLFSILLEFVGMLWFWPDQGWHHSHAMWLSELGWLSSHFRSSLLVQEPAQAATKILERLNDWVVVRSGWAQSDIQLKLLSRESSLQGQLAQAYVAGQDYLLAALFTVFTFVVRLTVLTLATPLFLLAVVTGLVDGLMRRDLRKFGADRESSFVYHRAKRTLLPLMVSPWVIYLSLPWSLSPNWVLLPCSALLGFMVALTVSTFKKYL, encoded by the coding sequence ATGCCTACTGCCCCAACCAACCCGACTCAAACACAACGACGACCGAGTCTGATCCTCGGCACGCTTGAGCTGTGCCTGCGATTGCTCGGCCTGCTGCTTGCTTCCCTGCTGTTCTCCATCCTGCTGGAGTTCGTAGGCATGCTATGGTTTTGGCCCGACCAAGGCTGGCATCACAGCCATGCCATGTGGCTCAGTGAACTTGGCTGGCTCAGCAGCCACTTTAGGAGCTCGCTCCTGGTGCAAGAGCCAGCACAAGCGGCCACGAAAATCCTCGAACGCCTAAACGATTGGGTTGTAGTCCGCTCAGGCTGGGCACAATCCGACATCCAGCTGAAATTGCTCAGTCGCGAGTCGTCGCTGCAAGGACAACTTGCTCAGGCGTATGTCGCTGGCCAGGATTACCTGCTGGCGGCTCTATTCACAGTTTTCACGTTCGTGGTGCGCTTGACTGTGCTCACTCTCGCAACGCCCCTTTTCTTACTCGCGGTAGTCACCGGACTGGTTGACGGGTTGATGCGTCGCGACCTCCGCAAGTTCGGGGCGGACAGGGAAAGCAGCTTCGTCTATCACCGAGCCAAGCGAACATTGCTGCCGTTGATGGTCAGCCCTTGGGTAATCTATCTATCGCTCCCTTGGTCGCTGAGCCCCAATTGGGTATTACTTCCATGTTCTGCGTTGCTGGGTTTTATGGTGGCCCTCACCGTTAGCACGTTCAAAAAATATCTTTGA
- a CDS encoding FecR domain-containing protein: MTARIAPAIAEQAVEWMIELQAPSVSAGTVEQWQRWLHQHPEHARAWQRVESFAERLSGLANHAPIAHAALTATPTSNLDRRSALKVLVLAVASGTLAWNGRNTALWQNLNADYHSGVGEQRNVVLADGSQLLLNTDSAVDVRFDQAGRDLRLLRGEIQVNVVAAPALRPFRAQTGQGWVEAAQGRFLLRQESGYSRLAVRDGVVRLYPERLAGISVQAGQQLMFTRDQVGPLRTLSEADRAWTDGMLMASDMPLEQFLQELGRYRRGHLGCARSLAGVRVAGTYPLADTDRILQTLGVSLGAEVRRFTPYWVTLEPKNIQV; this comes from the coding sequence ATGACCGCCAGAATCGCCCCGGCCATCGCTGAGCAGGCCGTGGAGTGGATGATCGAACTGCAGGCACCGTCGGTCTCGGCCGGTACGGTCGAGCAGTGGCAGCGTTGGTTGCATCAGCACCCTGAACACGCCCGTGCCTGGCAGCGCGTCGAGTCGTTTGCCGAGCGGCTGTCGGGTCTGGCCAATCATGCCCCCATCGCGCATGCCGCGCTGACCGCCACGCCCACGAGCAACCTGGACCGGCGCAGCGCACTCAAGGTACTGGTGCTCGCGGTGGCCAGCGGAACGCTGGCGTGGAATGGTCGTAATACTGCGCTGTGGCAGAACCTGAACGCTGACTATCACAGCGGTGTAGGCGAGCAGCGCAATGTCGTGTTGGCCGATGGCAGCCAGTTGCTGCTCAACACCGATAGCGCGGTCGACGTCAGATTTGACCAGGCCGGGCGCGATTTGCGGCTGCTGCGTGGTGAAATTCAAGTGAACGTGGTCGCGGCTCCTGCGCTGCGACCGTTCCGGGCGCAGACCGGGCAGGGCTGGGTTGAAGCTGCACAGGGGCGTTTTCTGCTGCGTCAGGAGTCGGGCTACAGCCGACTCGCGGTACGCGATGGCGTCGTCAGGTTGTACCCCGAACGCCTGGCCGGCATCAGCGTGCAGGCCGGGCAACAGCTAATGTTCACGCGCGACCAGGTCGGTCCGTTGCGCACGCTGAGCGAGGCTGACAGGGCCTGGACCGACGGCATGCTGATGGCCAGTGACATGCCGTTGGAGCAGTTCCTCCAGGAGCTTGGGCGTTATCGTCGTGGCCATCTGGGCTGCGCCCGCAGTCTTGCCGGCGTGCGCGTCGCGGGCACTTACCCGCTGGCCGACACGGACCGGATTCTGCAGACACTTGGGGTTTCGCTGGGTGCCGAGGTTCGCCGTTTCACCCCTTACTGGGTGACGCTGGAGCCGAAAAACATCCAGGTTTGA
- a CDS encoding mechanosensitive ion channel family protein yields the protein MYERIIDLITGNTVFGISVLNLLLALGVAAITFTVSRAAIGFMQRRVSAVGSVGQVLVKVLAGTSNLLLLLASLLVGLGMLDLPERWLTRVSSLWFVVAALQIGLWLNRAIALGLVHYFSRHGGQGLYQGSALATLSAWGARVLLWSVVVLAMLSNLGVNITAFVASLGVGGIAVALAVQNILGDLFASLSIAVDKPFEVGDFIVIGPLAGTVEHVGLKTTRIRSLGGEQIVMANASMISSTIQNYKRLQERRIVFEFGLSYDTPTEAVKKAPVIVEEIIKSQDQVRFDRAHLRGFGKEALEFECVYIVQDPGYNLYMDIQQAINFRLLECFSRIGARFALPVRSIKVTALPEQADTPVQQRGSHGYGRG from the coding sequence ATGTACGAGCGCATCATTGATTTGATCACAGGCAATACGGTTTTCGGCATATCGGTGCTCAACCTGTTGCTGGCGCTAGGTGTTGCTGCAATCACATTCACGGTGTCACGGGCTGCAATCGGCTTCATGCAACGCCGGGTCAGCGCTGTTGGGAGCGTCGGTCAGGTATTGGTAAAGGTTCTGGCAGGTACCAGCAACCTCCTGTTGCTGCTGGCTTCGTTGCTGGTGGGGCTGGGGATGCTCGATTTGCCAGAACGATGGCTGACCAGGGTCAGCAGTTTGTGGTTTGTGGTCGCCGCACTGCAGATTGGCTTGTGGCTCAATCGCGCCATTGCCCTGGGGCTGGTCCATTATTTCTCGCGCCATGGCGGGCAGGGGCTCTATCAAGGCAGTGCACTAGCGACCTTGTCGGCTTGGGGGGCACGCGTACTGTTGTGGTCGGTAGTCGTGCTGGCGATGTTGTCCAACCTGGGCGTGAACATTACCGCCTTCGTTGCCAGCTTGGGGGTGGGCGGCATCGCTGTAGCACTGGCAGTACAGAATATTCTCGGCGATCTTTTCGCTTCGCTGTCAATCGCCGTCGATAAGCCGTTCGAGGTGGGAGACTTCATCGTGATTGGGCCATTGGCGGGGACAGTTGAGCACGTGGGGCTGAAAACGACCCGTATTCGCAGCCTGGGGGGTGAGCAGATCGTCATGGCCAATGCGAGCATGATCAGCAGCACCATACAGAACTACAAGCGTCTTCAGGAGCGGCGCATCGTCTTCGAATTCGGCCTGTCCTACGACACCCCCACTGAGGCTGTGAAAAAAGCGCCCGTCATCGTGGAAGAGATCATCAAGTCTCAGGACCAGGTACGCTTCGATCGTGCCCACCTGCGTGGCTTTGGAAAGGAGGCGTTGGAGTTCGAATGCGTTTACATCGTTCAGGATCCTGGCTACAACCTGTATATGGATATTCAGCAGGCTATCAATTTCCGGCTGCTTGAGTGTTTTTCCCGAATTGGCGCCAGGTTCGCGTTGCCGGTGCGCTCCATCAAGGTCACGGCTTTACCAGAGCAGGCCGATACGCCGGTGCAGCAGCGTGGTAGCCACGGTTATGGGCGAGGTTGA
- a CDS encoding sigma-70 family RNA polymerase sigma factor: MSTTDGATSTEFHTLYVNHHGWLQGWLRRKLGCCASAADLTQDTFVRLLAKHEPIQIRDSRAVLVTVARSVLSNHFRRQKLERAYLEVLASVPEQLMPSLEEQAILLQTLQELDRLMDGLEVPVRQAFLWSQLDGMAHAEIAERLGVSVTTVKRYIIKAGVQCCFAE, from the coding sequence ATGTCAACGACTGACGGTGCTACCTCAACGGAATTTCACACCCTATATGTCAATCACCATGGTTGGTTGCAAGGGTGGCTGAGACGCAAGCTGGGCTGCTGCGCCAGCGCCGCAGACCTTACGCAGGACACGTTCGTACGCCTGCTGGCCAAGCATGAACCGATACAGATTCGCGATTCGCGCGCCGTTTTGGTGACCGTTGCGCGCAGCGTCTTAAGCAACCACTTCCGCCGGCAGAAGCTGGAGCGCGCCTACCTTGAAGTGCTTGCCAGCGTCCCTGAGCAATTGATGCCTTCGCTGGAAGAGCAGGCGATCCTGTTGCAGACCTTGCAGGAACTCGACCGTCTGATGGACGGGCTGGAAGTCCCGGTGCGTCAGGCCTTCCTCTGGTCCCAGCTTGACGGCATGGCGCATGCCGAGATTGCCGAGCGGCTCGGCGTATCGGTAACCACCGTCAAGCGCTACATCATCAAGGCCGGTGTGCAATGTTGCTTCGCCGAATGA
- a CDS encoding TonB-dependent siderophore receptor, with protein sequence MNHPLRLRALTFAMASSLVPSLAGVGLLSGAGIVSAASTNRSYDIPAGTLRDVLNRFGHESKLLLSYPADQVAGLHSQGLRGDYSVEAGLAVLLSGTGLTAIALPNGSYTLQHQAGVEGGMTLPVSTISGRAEQSITGPIDGIVANRSSVGTKTNAAISEVPQSISVITRDEMNKRGVQDFNSAVAYTPGIRAIDYVGGQGAPDIYMRGFRSFNLFGVYRDGLRSGFNQYDTDFETYGLERIDVIKGPASVLYGQMAPGGMVNLTSKRPTDEAIHEIQVQGGSFDRQQTALDLGGRLDDEGKFSYRLVALKRDSGTQVDHSPDDRTYIAPSLTWKPDEDTSVTLLASYLKTRKGGAEQSFPVNGTLTNTPFGHIPSSTYLGDPHVSKNEVGNTSLGYLFERQLNDDWKFTQNARYMKVDVDYISNGARNSGQLGADGRTYTFGYQKRPKKTDTFLLDNNLGGHFDTGAIGHDVLVGFDYGHYSGRESRRGVAANQTVDIFDPVYNASPTWNSTLQTDGKSVVSQKGLYAQDMLSLNQWRLTLGGRKDWVEGREYSYLNDTRSVQKDHKFTGRVGLAYLFDNGITPYASYSTSFQPTSGTAQDGSYFKPTEGEQYEVGIKYEPPGYNSFITLSAYDLTQKNVTTTDPTNPSFQVQTGEQRSRGIELEGKAELSRGLDLIASYAYVDAEVTKANPVGTGAAAYSLEGNVPISVPRNTASLWLDYTVQAGPLEGLGMGVGQRYVGSSYNAKNTVKVPHYTLTDASVRYDLAHLREDLQGVSVDLSASNLFDKRYFTPGFYEQTVFYGNRRTVIGSLTFRW encoded by the coding sequence ATGAATCACCCCCTTCGCCTTCGGGCGCTGACCTTCGCCATGGCCAGCAGCCTGGTCCCCTCGCTTGCTGGTGTCGGCTTGCTGTCGGGTGCCGGTATCGTCAGTGCGGCGTCTACCAACCGCAGCTACGACATACCCGCTGGCACCTTGCGCGATGTGCTCAATCGCTTTGGTCACGAAAGCAAACTGCTGCTGTCGTACCCTGCCGATCAGGTGGCGGGCCTGCACAGCCAAGGCCTTCGCGGTGACTACAGTGTCGAGGCCGGTCTGGCCGTGCTGCTTTCGGGTACTGGCTTGACGGCGATAGCGCTGCCCAATGGCAGCTACACCCTGCAGCACCAAGCAGGCGTGGAGGGCGGTATGACGCTTCCGGTCTCGACCATCAGCGGCCGCGCCGAGCAGAGTATTACCGGCCCCATCGACGGTATCGTCGCCAACCGCTCCTCGGTCGGCACCAAGACCAATGCCGCCATCAGTGAAGTGCCGCAGTCGATCTCGGTGATCACCCGCGACGAGATGAACAAGCGCGGCGTGCAGGACTTCAACAGCGCCGTCGCCTACACCCCGGGCATTCGCGCGATCGATTACGTGGGCGGACAGGGCGCGCCGGATATCTACATGCGCGGTTTCCGTTCGTTCAACCTGTTCGGGGTGTACAGGGACGGCCTGCGCAGCGGCTTCAACCAGTACGACACCGACTTCGAAACCTACGGCCTGGAACGCATCGATGTGATCAAGGGCCCGGCGTCGGTGCTGTACGGCCAAATGGCGCCTGGCGGCATGGTCAACCTGACCAGCAAGCGGCCCACCGACGAAGCCATTCACGAAATCCAGGTTCAGGGCGGCAGCTTCGATCGCCAGCAGACGGCGCTGGATCTCGGTGGTCGACTGGATGACGAGGGCAAATTCAGCTATCGCCTGGTGGCGCTCAAGCGTGACAGCGGTACCCAGGTCGATCATTCGCCGGACGACCGTACCTATATCGCTCCGTCGCTGACCTGGAAGCCTGACGAGGACACCAGCGTCACGCTCCTGGCCAGCTACCTGAAGACCCGCAAGGGTGGCGCCGAACAGAGCTTCCCGGTGAACGGTACGCTGACCAACACGCCCTTCGGCCACATCCCGTCGAGTACTTACCTGGGCGATCCGCACGTGAGCAAGAACGAGGTGGGGAACACCTCGCTCGGCTACCTCTTCGAGCGCCAGCTGAACGACGACTGGAAATTCACCCAGAACGCCCGCTACATGAAGGTCGACGTCGACTACATCAGCAACGGTGCTCGCAACAGCGGCCAACTGGGTGCCGACGGCCGGACTTACACCTTCGGCTACCAGAAACGCCCGAAGAAAACCGATACGTTCCTGCTCGACAATAACCTGGGCGGCCACTTCGACACCGGCGCCATTGGCCACGATGTGCTGGTGGGCTTCGACTACGGCCATTATTCGGGCCGTGAATCGCGCCGGGGCGTTGCCGCCAACCAGACCGTCGATATCTTCGACCCGGTCTACAATGCCAGCCCGACCTGGAACAGCACGTTGCAGACTGACGGCAAGAGCGTCGTGTCGCAAAAAGGCCTGTACGCCCAGGACATGCTCAGCCTGAACCAGTGGCGCCTGACCTTGGGCGGGCGCAAGGACTGGGTCGAGGGGCGCGAGTACAGCTACCTGAACGACACCCGCAGCGTACAGAAGGACCACAAGTTCACCGGTCGCGTGGGCCTGGCCTATCTGTTCGACAACGGCATCACCCCCTACGCCAGCTACAGCACCTCCTTCCAGCCGACCTCGGGTACGGCTCAGGATGGCAGCTACTTCAAGCCCACCGAGGGGGAGCAGTACGAAGTCGGTATCAAGTACGAGCCGCCTGGCTACAACAGCTTCATCACCCTCTCGGCTTATGACTTGACCCAGAAGAATGTCACCACCACCGACCCGACCAACCCCAGCTTTCAGGTGCAGACCGGCGAGCAGCGCTCGCGTGGCATCGAACTCGAAGGCAAGGCCGAGCTGAGCCGCGGCCTGGACCTGATCGCTTCGTACGCCTACGTCGACGCCGAGGTGACCAAGGCCAATCCCGTGGGCACTGGCGCCGCCGCCTACAGCCTTGAGGGCAACGTGCCGATCTCGGTGCCCCGCAACACCGCCTCGCTGTGGCTTGACTACACCGTGCAGGCCGGCCCGCTGGAGGGGCTGGGCATGGGTGTCGGGCAGCGTTATGTCGGGTCCTCGTACAACGCCAAGAACACTGTCAAAGTCCCTCATTACACCCTCACCGACGCCAGCGTGCGCTATGACCTGGCGCACCTGAGAGAGGACCTTCAAGGGGTTTCGGTGGACCTGAGCGCAAGCAACCTGTTCGACAAGCGCTATTTCACCCCGGGGTTCTATGAGCAAACCGTATTCTACGGGAACCGCCGTACAGTGATTGGCAGCCTGACTTTCCGGTGGTGA
- a CDS encoding TrkH family potassium uptake protein has translation MPLPALRFIGFIIGVFLITLSISMVIPMTTLLVYGRNDDLGAFAWSSLIALCAGLSLIARGLPDAPQIRSRDMYLLTTASWVVVCAFAALPMVFIRHISYTDAFFETMSGITTTGSTVLTGLDSASPGLLIWRSLLHWLGGIGFIGMAVAVLPLLRVGGMRLFQTESSDWSDKVTPRSHVAAKMILVIYLGLTAFATLALWLAGMTPFEAINHSMSLISTGGFSTSDASLGHWTQPAVHWVAVVIMILGSLPFTLYVATLRGHRRALIKDHQVQGFLGFLVVAWILVGSWLCWHSGLSWWDALRIVAVNVTSVVTTTGIAVGDYTLWGSFSVLLFFYLTFIGGCSGSTAGGLKIFRFQVAASLLISSLKQLIHPRATISKKYNGHPIDEEIVRSLLTFSFFFSITIAVIALLLSLIGLDWTTALSAAATAVCNVGPGLGTVIGPAGNFASLPDSAKWLLTLGMLLGRLEILTVLVLVAPAFWRF, from the coding sequence ATGCCACTCCCTGCACTGCGTTTCATCGGCTTCATCATCGGCGTGTTCCTGATCACCTTGTCCATCAGCATGGTCATACCTATGACGACTTTGCTGGTGTATGGGCGCAACGACGATCTTGGAGCGTTCGCCTGGTCGAGCCTGATTGCCCTGTGCGCGGGGCTCTCGTTGATCGCCAGGGGGCTTCCTGATGCGCCGCAGATACGGTCCAGGGACATGTATCTGCTCACAACCGCGAGCTGGGTCGTGGTATGTGCCTTCGCAGCCTTGCCCATGGTGTTCATTCGGCACATCAGCTATACGGATGCGTTCTTCGAGACCATGTCGGGCATCACGACAACCGGCTCCACGGTATTGACCGGCCTTGACAGTGCGTCACCCGGGTTGCTGATCTGGCGCTCTCTGCTCCATTGGCTTGGGGGAATCGGCTTCATCGGTATGGCTGTGGCTGTGCTGCCACTGTTGCGTGTAGGTGGCATGCGTCTTTTCCAGACCGAGTCCTCTGACTGGTCGGACAAGGTCACGCCACGCTCGCATGTTGCGGCGAAGATGATCCTTGTGATTTACCTGGGACTTACCGCCTTCGCCACCCTGGCCCTATGGCTCGCCGGTATGACCCCATTCGAAGCCATCAATCATTCGATGTCATTGATTTCGACGGGCGGCTTCTCGACCTCGGATGCGTCACTCGGGCATTGGACGCAGCCTGCGGTGCATTGGGTAGCCGTCGTGATCATGATTCTCGGCAGTCTGCCCTTCACACTGTATGTGGCGACATTGCGGGGCCATCGTCGCGCCCTGATCAAGGACCATCAGGTACAGGGATTTCTGGGTTTTCTCGTGGTTGCGTGGATCTTGGTGGGTAGTTGGTTGTGTTGGCACAGCGGTCTGTCATGGTGGGATGCCTTACGAATCGTTGCGGTCAATGTCACGTCAGTGGTTACCACAACGGGTATCGCGGTTGGTGACTACACGCTGTGGGGCAGCTTTTCCGTACTGTTGTTTTTCTACCTGACGTTCATCGGAGGGTGCTCAGGATCTACGGCCGGCGGCTTGAAAATTTTCCGTTTCCAAGTGGCTGCATCGTTGCTGATCAGCAGCCTGAAGCAGTTGATTCACCCTCGGGCGACAATCTCGAAGAAATACAATGGCCACCCCATTGACGAGGAGATCGTGCGTTCGCTACTGACCTTTTCGTTCTTCTTCTCCATCACGATTGCAGTAATTGCCCTGCTACTGTCCCTGATCGGGCTCGACTGGACCACTGCCTTGAGTGCTGCGGCCACGGCCGTGTGCAACGTCGGTCCAGGCCTGGGCACGGTGATTGGACCAGCCGGCAACTTTGCCTCGCTGCCCGACTCGGCGAAATGGTTGTTGACCCTCGGCATGCTCCTGGGTCGCCTTGAAATCCTCACCGTATTGGTGCTCGTGGCACCTGCATTTTGGCGGTTCTAG
- a CDS encoding TRAP transporter permease has product MSESSHGLHASTDRWPATLFAVALAFSIFQVATAAYPLISTQVLRSVHVGFLLLVVFLSYPVVGHHRPWQPLAWLLGIAGMTTAAYQWYFEGDLIQRSGELISSDLIVGLLLIGLVFEAARRVMGVALPFICALFLAYGLLGQYLPGDLAHRGYGVDQIVNQLSFGTEGLYGTPTYVSATYIYLFILFGAFLEQAGMIRLFTDFAMGLFGHRSGGPAKVAVFSSALMGTITGSGVANVVTTGQFTIPLMKRFGYKPAFAGGVEATSSMGSQLMPPVMGAVAFIMAETINVPYAEVAKAALIPALLYFGSIYWMVHLEAKRSHLHGLPREECPSAWDALRQRWFLLVPLVILVALLFSGRTPLYSGMVGLALTAIVILGSAIILRAQGTWLRAAFWVALGLLCSGFFRMGIGVILLVIAALALACVFVQGARATLSGFVMALAEGARHAVPVGIACALVGVIIGVISLTGLATTFAGYILDLGRDNLFLSLLLTMLTCLVLGMGIPTIPNYIITSSIAAPALLELGVPLIVSHMFVFYFGILADLTPPVALACFAAAPIAKEKGLLISFWAVRIALAGFVVPFMAVYDPALMLQGDSLSATSYMVIKAVFAVALWGCASIGHFRMSMTWWERLLAFVAGVCLILALPVSDEVGFALGIAVLGWHVWRSRTTAEQRV; this is encoded by the coding sequence ATGAGCGAATCGTCGCACGGCCTTCACGCCAGTACCGACCGCTGGCCCGCAACTCTATTCGCGGTGGCGTTGGCGTTTTCAATCTTTCAGGTCGCCACCGCGGCCTACCCACTCATCTCCACCCAGGTATTGCGATCGGTGCACGTGGGCTTCCTGCTGTTGGTCGTATTCCTAAGCTACCCGGTAGTCGGTCACCACCGGCCTTGGCAACCGCTTGCCTGGCTATTGGGGATTGCAGGAATGACGACGGCCGCCTATCAGTGGTACTTCGAAGGCGACCTTATTCAACGCTCAGGCGAGTTGATCAGCAGCGATCTGATCGTCGGCCTATTACTGATCGGCCTGGTTTTCGAAGCCGCACGAAGAGTCATGGGCGTTGCGCTTCCGTTTATCTGCGCCCTGTTTCTGGCCTACGGGCTCCTAGGCCAGTACCTGCCCGGTGACCTTGCGCACCGAGGCTACGGCGTTGACCAGATTGTCAACCAACTGTCCTTCGGTACCGAGGGGCTGTATGGCACCCCTACCTATGTTTCAGCCACGTACATCTACCTGTTCATCCTCTTTGGGGCGTTTCTGGAGCAGGCGGGCATGATCCGCCTGTTCACCGACTTTGCCATGGGCCTGTTTGGTCACCGTAGCGGTGGCCCGGCGAAAGTCGCGGTATTTTCCTCGGCGCTGATGGGAACTATCACCGGCTCCGGAGTGGCCAACGTGGTGACTACCGGGCAGTTCACCATTCCGCTGATGAAGCGTTTTGGCTACAAGCCGGCGTTTGCCGGGGGCGTCGAAGCGACCTCCAGCATGGGCAGCCAACTGATGCCACCGGTCATGGGTGCGGTCGCTTTCATCATGGCGGAAACCATCAACGTGCCCTACGCCGAAGTGGCCAAAGCTGCGCTCATCCCTGCCTTGCTGTATTTCGGCTCGATTTACTGGATGGTTCACCTGGAGGCTAAACGCAGCCACCTGCATGGCCTGCCCCGCGAAGAATGCCCCAGTGCCTGGGACGCGTTGCGCCAACGCTGGTTCTTGCTCGTGCCACTGGTGATATTGGTCGCGCTGCTGTTCTCGGGGCGTACGCCCCTTTATTCAGGCATGGTTGGCCTGGCCCTGACAGCTATCGTCATCCTGGGCTCGGCCATCATCCTGCGCGCTCAGGGCACCTGGCTACGCGCGGCCTTTTGGGTCGCATTGGGACTACTGTGCTCGGGCTTCTTCCGCATGGGCATCGGCGTCATCCTGCTGGTGATCGCGGCGCTTGCCCTCGCCTGCGTCTTCGTGCAAGGCGCAAGGGCCACCCTTAGCGGCTTTGTAATGGCGCTGGCGGAGGGGGCGCGGCATGCCGTACCGGTGGGCATTGCCTGCGCGCTGGTGGGGGTCATTATCGGCGTCATTTCCCTGACCGGACTTGCCACGACCTTTGCGGGGTACATCCTTGATCTCGGCCGCGACAACCTGTTCCTGTCACTGCTCTTGACCATGCTGACGTGCCTGGTGCTAGGCATGGGCATTCCCACCATCCCCAACTACATCATTACCAGTTCCATCGCCGCCCCCGCCCTGCTGGAGCTCGGTGTGCCACTGATCGTTTCGCACATGTTCGTGTTCTATTTCGGCATTCTGGCTGACCTCACCCCGCCGGTCGCGCTGGCGTGCTTCGCGGCCGCCCCCATTGCCAAGGAAAAAGGGTTACTGATCAGCTTCTGGGCGGTCCGCATTGCCCTGGCTGGTTTCGTCGTGCCATTCATGGCGGTCTACGACCCTGCGTTGATGCTGCAGGGCGACAGTCTCAGCGCCACCTCGTACATGGTGATCAAGGCCGTGTTTGCTGTTGCGCTATGGGGCTGCGCATCGATTGGCCACTTCCGTATGTCCATGACCTGGTGGGAGCGTCTACTGGCCTTCGTCGCAGGTGTATGCCTGATCCTGGCCTTGCCCGTCAGTGATGAAGTCGGGTTCGCCCTGGGTATTGCGGTATTGGGCTGGCACGTTTGGCGGAGTCGCACGACAGCCGAGCAAAGGGTATGA